In Brevibacillus brevis NBRC 100599, a single genomic region encodes these proteins:
- the dnaB gene encoding replicative DNA helicase has translation MIDIQEMPHSEEAEKAVLGAIFCKPPVITKVIDELTAMDFYRTRHQILYQGMADLYEKGDPIDLVTITSHLQEKKALDNVGGVPYITELVSYTPTAENIDYYAGIVLHKARRRKLIEINYQVYKDSLNNENVDEVLAQSEKLAAEIRERGKKRSVRPIREVALEAYEEIDRTFQQRGRTIGVTSGYPDLDKMTSGFHKQDLIILAARPSIGKTALALNIAQNASKSISEPIMIFSLEMSAGKLVTRMVCAEGNIDASKLRSGWLEGDDWIRLTHALGIVSKTNIYIDDTPEIALGELRSKCRSMKQQEGLGLVIIDYLTKIRMDKPGRSREQEVSEIARTLKSMARELEVPVIALSQLSRGVEQRQDKRPMMSDLRESGQIEQEADLVAFLYRDDYYDKATENKNILEVIIAKQRNGPIGTVELAFLKEFNKFVSLDHRFGKQQTIDDEPEERDTQWRQ, from the coding sequence ATGATTGATATTCAGGAGATGCCCCACAGCGAAGAAGCGGAGAAAGCGGTACTCGGGGCGATCTTCTGTAAGCCCCCAGTTATTACAAAAGTCATCGATGAGCTAACAGCTATGGATTTCTACCGGACACGACATCAAATCCTCTATCAAGGCATGGCTGACTTGTATGAGAAAGGCGATCCGATTGACCTGGTAACGATAACAAGTCATTTACAAGAAAAGAAGGCGCTCGATAACGTGGGGGGCGTCCCGTACATTACAGAATTGGTTAGCTATACACCGACGGCAGAGAACATCGACTACTATGCAGGGATCGTTTTACACAAGGCCCGGCGCAGAAAGCTTATTGAAATCAACTACCAAGTGTACAAGGACAGTCTCAACAATGAAAATGTCGATGAAGTGCTTGCTCAGTCCGAGAAACTGGCTGCTGAGATTCGGGAACGTGGTAAAAAGCGGTCTGTACGACCAATCAGGGAAGTTGCGCTCGAGGCATACGAAGAAATTGACAGAACGTTTCAGCAGCGCGGGAGGACGATTGGGGTGACGTCTGGATATCCTGATTTGGACAAAATGACAAGCGGATTTCATAAGCAAGATTTGATCATTCTGGCGGCTCGACCATCCATCGGAAAAACAGCTCTGGCGCTAAATATCGCACAGAACGCCTCGAAGAGTATAAGCGAACCAATCATGATCTTCTCATTGGAAATGAGTGCTGGGAAACTTGTGACACGAATGGTGTGTGCGGAAGGCAATATTGACGCCTCAAAGCTACGAAGCGGTTGGCTGGAAGGGGATGACTGGATTCGTTTGACACACGCCTTGGGCATCGTTTCCAAGACCAACATCTATATAGACGATACGCCTGAGATCGCACTTGGAGAGCTTCGGTCAAAATGCCGGAGTATGAAGCAGCAAGAAGGGCTTGGCTTGGTCATCATTGACTACCTAACGAAAATTAGGATGGACAAGCCAGGGCGAAGCAGAGAGCAGGAAGTGTCTGAGATAGCCCGGACACTCAAAAGCATGGCTCGTGAGTTGGAAGTCCCTGTGATCGCGCTCTCTCAGCTCAGTCGCGGTGTAGAACAGCGACAGGATAAGCGGCCGATGATGAGTGACTTACGTGAGTCAGGTCAAATTGAGCAAGAAGCAGATTTGGTCGCCTTTCTCTATCGTGATGATTACTACGATAAAGCAACGGAAAACAAGAACATCTTGGAGGTCATCATTGCGAAACAACGGAACGGACCTATTGGAACGGTGGAGCTGGCATTCCTCAAGGAGTTCAATAAGTTCGTGAGTCTCGATCATCGTTTTGGTAAGCAACAAACAATTGACGATGAACCAGAGGAGCGGGATACGCAATGGCGGCAATGA
- a CDS encoding ATP-binding protein: MADIKRFERAKRNGEIHEYSDDDQMVIGATLTEYETETGTIRGFQVIQDFTRGIEEWGAKGIYLFGENGLGKSHLLSAATKELRNHGISVVYTTAKLLIAHTRKPIGKWDYLNAYRAADVLIIDELGAEIPADWEMGELFTVLNGRQNRSPILYGSNFTVKELESRFNERQKGWGTRLMERIIESSVLEELTGDSRRFDLHIENTEQLNRRLMKHD, translated from the coding sequence ATGGCCGACATCAAACGTTTTGAGAGAGCCAAGCGCAACGGAGAAATACACGAATATAGCGATGATGACCAAATGGTTATAGGGGCTACTTTAACGGAATATGAGACGGAAACTGGAACCATCCGTGGCTTTCAGGTGATCCAGGACTTTACTCGCGGCATCGAGGAGTGGGGAGCCAAAGGAATATACCTATTTGGAGAAAACGGACTCGGAAAGAGCCATCTGCTGTCGGCGGCGACGAAAGAATTGCGAAATCATGGTATCAGTGTCGTGTATACGACAGCCAAACTCTTGATTGCTCATACTCGCAAACCGATCGGCAAATGGGATTACCTAAACGCCTACAGAGCTGCAGATGTTTTGATCATCGACGAGCTGGGCGCAGAGATTCCGGCGGATTGGGAAATGGGGGAATTGTTCACAGTGTTAAACGGTAGACAGAACAGAAGCCCCATATTGTACGGTTCAAACTTTACGGTCAAGGAGCTGGAGTCAAGGTTTAACGAACGCCAAAAAGGATGGGGTACCCGCTTGATGGAGCGCATTATTGAGTCCAGCGTTTTGGAAGAGTTGACCGGAGACAGTCGCCGCTTTGACTTGCACATTGAAAACACGGAGCAACTAAACAGGAGATTGATGAAGCATGATTGA
- a CDS encoding conserved phage C-terminal domain-containing protein, translated as MSIFRVRKNDNFVVMDKTALHDDRLSWKAKGIIAYMLSLPDDWTFFVEELATHASDGEDSLRTGLKELKRLGYLHRFPVKENGKIVRWETHVFETPQEELPEEVKPQQEKPEVEKPDVEFPDVENPTLLSINNTKYLSLLNNNDNVPFAEIIEYLNQKAGTSYRATSKKTKQLITARWNEGFRLDDFIRVIDNKTTEWLNNPEWSKYLRPETLFSPKFEGYLNQKAFGKGGGAIGTNSAVLTPSREELYRKAGIK; from the coding sequence TTGAGCATTTTCAGGGTAAGGAAGAACGACAATTTCGTTGTAATGGACAAAACAGCCTTGCATGATGATCGTTTGAGCTGGAAGGCAAAAGGCATTATCGCCTATATGTTGTCGCTGCCCGATGACTGGACATTCTTCGTAGAGGAGTTGGCTACTCACGCATCTGATGGTGAGGACAGTCTAAGAACGGGGCTAAAGGAATTAAAGCGGTTGGGTTATCTACATCGCTTCCCTGTAAAAGAAAACGGCAAGATCGTCAGATGGGAGACACATGTTTTTGAAACGCCACAAGAGGAGTTGCCAGAAGAGGTTAAACCACAACAGGAAAAACCAGAAGTGGAAAAACCAGATGTGGAGTTTCCAGATGTGGAAAATCCGACACTACTAAGTATTAATAATACTAAGTATTTATCTTTACTAAATAATAATGATAATGTCCCTTTTGCTGAAATCATTGAATACCTAAACCAAAAAGCAGGGACAAGCTATCGAGCGACCAGTAAAAAAACAAAGCAGCTTATTACTGCTCGATGGAACGAAGGATTCCGCCTAGATGACTTTATTCGAGTTATTGATAACAAGACGACTGAATGGCTGAACAATCCTGAATGGTCTAAATACCTCAGACCTGAGACGTTGTTTTCGCCTAAGTTTGAAGGATATCTGAATCAAAAGGCTTTTGGCAAAGGAGGCGGAGCAATTGGAACCAATTCGGCAGTCCTTACACCAAGTCGTGAAGAATTGTATCGAAAAGCAGGGATCAAGTGA